A segment of the Acidobacteriota bacterium genome:
ACCCCAAGTCCGATGAATATTCGCTTCATGCTATTTCTCCAGTTCACGCGGGCTGCGAGGGGTTTTGGGTAGTTCGGGAACCTCACCTGAAGCGGCAAAGATCTCCTTGAACGCACCGACGCTGGCCATAACGCCGCTGGTCTCCATCGGCATGAAGATGACCTTCGAGTTCTGGGTCCGGGCCATATCACGCATCGAATCGACATATCGCTGCGTGATCAGGTACTGTGCGGTCTTTCCACGGTCGCCGATGGCAGCGGCGATCTGAGCAATGGCTTGGGCCTCGGCGGTCGCGTTGACGAGGCGTGCCTGCGAGGCGCCTTCGGCATCGAGAATAGCGCTCTGCTTGTTGCCTTCTGAGCGTGTGACGGCGGCCTGCTTTTCGCCTTCGGCACGGGTGATGGCGGCCTGTTTGTCGCCCTCTGCTTGGAGGATGAGTGCTCGGCGGTTGCGTTCAGCAGTCATCTGTTTCTCCATCGTGATGCGAACGTCCTCGGGCGGGTTGATGTTCTTAACATCGACTCGAGTAACCTTAACGCCCCATTTGTCGGTGGCTTCGTCAAGGATGAGCCGGAGTTTGCCGTTGATCTGATCGCGGTTTGAAAGGGTGTGGTCGAGGTCCATCTCGCCCATGACGCTGCGCATGCCGGTGATCGTCAACTGCACGAGGGCACCGACGAGATCTGCAACCTCATAGACGGCCTTGCTCGGATCGGTTATCTGCCAATAGACGACGGAATCGACATTGATGGTCACGTTGTCGCGGGTAATGACGGGCTGCGGCGGCATGTCGATGAACTGTTCGCGCAGATCGATCGACGTGAGGCCGGGACGAGTGCCGGACCAGTATACTGCACGCGGCGATTCGAAGAACGGCACGATAATGTTGAGCCCGCTGGCCGCAACACGATGAAACCGACCGAGCCGCTCGATAAGCAGTACGCTCGATTGCGGCACGATCTTGATCGTTTTCCACGCCACGACAAGCAACGCAATACCCAATATCAGCAGAAAAATTGCACCAACACCAAATAGTTCCGGCATATGTCCTCCAAGTAGAATGTTCAGAGACAATATATCATAAATTCATTCTTTCCTCGCGGCTTGCCGCCTCGCAAGGCGGCGATGGCTTGCCTCGCCATACGCGTCACCAAAATATCCGGGGAGGCTGCGCCTCCAAGCGGTGTCGGGCTGTCGCCCGCTCACGCGGGCTCCAGAGGTTCGGGGGCGACGCTCCGGCGAGGCAAGCCGTCGCCGCCGTGCAATTGCGGCAAGCCGCGATCGGACGGATATTAATAGGGAGTATACAACTCACCTATTTACTATTAACTATTCTCGAATTACTATTTACACCATGACAGTTCAACTATCCGATATTCAGGACGCACGTCGATTGTTAGAAGGCATTATTAACAAGACGCCTATCGTCGCGGACAGCCGTTTGAGCAAAGAAACCGGTGCCAACGTCTTCCTCAAGGCCGAGTCTATGCAGAAGAGCGGGTCGTTCAAGATCCGCGGGGCGTATAACACTATCTCGCGGCTGTCGAACGAGGAGAAAGACCGCGGAGTGATCGCGGCTTCGGCGGGGAATCATGCGCAGGGCGTGGCGTATGCGGCGCAGCTTTTGGGCGTGAGATCCACGATCGTGCTGCCGGTGCATGCTCCGCTGACGAAGGTGATGGCGACCAAGGACCTCGGTGCCCACGTCATTATGCACGGCTCGACGTTCGACGAAGCCGTCGCTTACTCCAAAGAGCTGCAGCAGGAACGCGGCTTTACCTACGTCCATGCCTTTGACAATCCAAACGTCGTCGCCGGGCAGGGAACTATCGGGCTTGAGATAGTCGAAACCCTGCCCGAGATATCCACGATCATCGTCCCGATCGGCGGCGGAGGGCTGATCTCGGGCATTGCGATCGCGGCGAAGACATTAAAGCCGTCCGTCCGCATCATCGGCGTGCAATCGGTAAACGTATCCTGGGTCAAGCCGTCGCTCGAGGCGGGACATGCGGTGATACCGGTGCCCAAACCGACCATCGCGGACGGCATCGCGGTCAAGACACCGGGCGAACTCACCTTGCCTCTTATCCAAAACTACGTCGACGAGATCGTCGAGGTGACCGACGAAGAGGTCGCGCACGGCATATATCATTGCGTTTCGCACAGCCATCTCGTCGTCGAAGGTGCGGGTGCGGCGGGCGTCGCGGCGTTGCTCGCGAATAAGTTCAGCGTGACTCCGGGCGAGACTATCTGTGCGGTCTTGTGCGGGGGCAATATCGACGCCAATCTGCTGGCCCGCGTGCTCGAACAGGTACTCGTTCGCCAGGGCCGCTACATCATGCTCAAAGTCCTCGTCATGGACCGCCCCGGCATGCTCGCCGGCCTGCTCGACACCGTCGCCGATTCGGGCGCCAACGTCGTCGAGGTCTTCCACCGCCGCGCCATGTGGCTCGCCCCCCTCGGCCGCGTCGGCATCGAACTCCTCCTCGAGGTCCGCGACCACCCCCACGGCCGAGAGGTCCAAAAACACCTAGAGGACGCCGGCTATCATGTTGAACCCGAAGGTCAGGATACGTGGGAGGAATAGTCAACGCCCGCAGCAACGGATCATCGAAATTATCCATCAAATGGGTGAACCATGAGAAATCTTCTTATTTCATTATTCGTCTCTGCAGTAATTATTAACGCACTCGCCACATTATCTGTGTCGCAAACTCCTCCCCCGCGCGAATGTAAAATAGGCGGCAATGTATTCGACATGAATGAGGCGAGTTATGTGGGCGCTACCGTGACCTTTTCAAACTCGATAATAAAAAAGTCCAGTAACACTCTGACTGTGGAAGAAAACGAATATGAATTATCGCTCCCCGAGGGCGTCTATGAAATAACCGTGGCGCAAGGGTTGAACAAACCGCCATTTCAACGGTCAAAGCTCGTCCACTCCTGTTCAAATCCTCTACGAGTTAATTTATGGATTCACCCCTATTGCATTTCCGGCTGTATGAGCCGCGTCTATTCCGAAACGCTGCGAAAAGATTGGGTGGCAGATTCGGTGTCACAAATAGTCCTTACGAACGATGGTTCAAAGAAATTGAAAGACGGAACCGTCTATTATTCCGGTCTGCTCACCTACAACAACTACACGATTCTTGCGGCGGAAATTCTAGTAGATTCAAAAAATAAGACCGTAACTGCGGCGGGTAACGTGCGCGTCGAAGACGGGAAAACAAGGAAACACTATGATCGCGTGACCATGACCTTTTCAAAGGACGGCATCACATTCAAGTAGCCCGCACGTTAGTAAGGGCGGGACGCGGGTGGTTGGGGTGGTGGGGATGCTCCCAAAAAGCAGAGGGCTGCCTTTGGCACAAGCCCGCACGATAGTAAGGGCGTTTCGCGAACTCACCCTAGCGACAGAACGCCGCATCGGAAAGGCTCCGCCACATCCTGAACTTGGATGTTACGCCCTTACTTCGTGCGGGATTCTGCCTTTGGTGGCGGAAACGCGAGTGTGAACGAGTGTGCCGGGTTGAATGAACAAGACGCTGGCACTCTCCTTAACAGTCGCGTTTCCGCGAAAGCTCAAACTGTGACAGAGTGCTTCGGTTCCGTGACAAGGCCGACAGGTCGGTTGATGTAGCGTTACGGTTCTGTGACAAAGCCCAATGGTCCGCTGACGCAGCGTTACGGTTCCGTGACAAAGCGGAATGTTTGGCTGACGTAGCGTTATGTTTTGGCGCCGTAACGCAATGTTTCCGCGCCGTAGCCCAATGTTTCCGCGCAGTAACGCAATGTTTTCGCGCCTTAGCCCAATGTTTCCGCGCCGTAACGCAATGTTTTCGCGCCGTAATGCAATGTTTTCGCGCCTTAGCCCAACGCTTTCGTGCACTAGTCCAATGTTTCGCTGGCAGAGCGTTGTGTTGGCCTACGGAGTTGTGGCGTGAGACGTGCGAACTACTGAGACGTACCAATTCTGCATTTTAGATGGTATTCAGCGGATCGGGTTCGTATTTGTCTTCCGATGAGTTTTCGTTTGCGGGGATCGCAGTCGTTACCGCCAGGCCGAAGTAGTCGACTTGGACGGCGCCGTGGCGGTGCATGATGGCGGCGGCGGCGTCTTTGCGTTCCGTCTTGTGGATGTGGACCATCAGGACGCAGTGGCCTTCGTTGAGTGCCTTTTCGTAGCGATCCATGATGACGCGGTCGAAGGTAATGTTGCGGAACGAGCGCAGCATCTTCGCGATCAAGCCGTGCTCGTCGCCGTGGAAGTCGTACGTCTCCGCTCCCGGAACGCCGCAGAAGAGCTCAATATCATGCGGGTCGAACGCACTGGACTTCAATTCGTCCGCCGCCGCGACTCCGGCGTTCGAATCCTCGAATATTCCCATCAACTTGTACAACGGATCCGGCGTAAACGCCTGCTCGCTATTGATATCTACGACCTGTGATGTGGCTTCGTTGGTATTCATGTTGGCTAGTGTAGCAAGGTAGCGGCGGCGTGTATGTTAGGTATCACACAAATGCCAGAACCGCCCGCAAGCGCGGGCGGTACGGTACTACCTTTTCATCAGATTATCGTCGTACAGATCGCGGTAGATGCGGAAATTTGTCATTACCTTGAAGACGTAGGTCTTGGTCTCGGCAAAGCCGACTTCGGAGGCAAAGATGGCTGGGTCTTTGGGTTTCGAGCGGTTCAGCCATCGCATAGCGTTGTCTTCGCCGCCGTTGTAGCTGGCCGCTATCGCCTCATAGAGGCCGCCGAATTGGCCCTTGAGATCGGCGAGGTATTCGATGCCGATGGCGATATTGATACGCGGCTGGTAGAGATCGTCAGGCTGAAGGGCAGTATAACCGGCCTTTTTGTTGTATTTAAGTGCAGTGTCGAGCACAAGCTGCATCAATCCGCGGGCCGCCGAAGGCGATTTTACCGCAGGGCGGAACGAGCTTTCCTGCTTCATGATCGCCAGCACGAATCTCGGATCGATCTTGTGCTTCTTGGCATACTGCAAGATCTCCATGCGGTATGGTGCGGGGAAATCAGTAGGCGTGACCTGTGCGATGGTCTTTACGCGGCCGGTGGAACCCGCGACCTTTTCGGCAGCAAGGCCACCGAAATATGAACGGCCGTTGTCCGGAATGGATGCGTACATCGCCATCGCGTCGTTCTTTTTACCAGCTTTTTCGAGGGCGAACGCCCGCAGATACTTGATCTCGTCGAGGCTTGTCATCGAACCCGCAAATTTCGCCTGTGCCTGCGTCAGTGCCGCAGTCGCTTCGGCGTCGGCCCAAAGGCCTCGATAGATCTGCATGCGGAGACGGGCGTGAAGGGCGTTGGTCTCGGTGGGCTGGCCGGCAAATTTGTCGCGGACGCGATCGACCCATTGATTGGCGGCATCATATTGGTTCGATTCGCGAAGGGAATCGATCGCATTCAGATAGGCACCGTCGATTCGTTCGCCCACGGGCTACATT
Coding sequences within it:
- a CDS encoding SPFH/Band 7/PHB domain protein → MPELFGVGAIFLLILGIALLVVAWKTIKIVPQSSVLLIERLGRFHRVAASGLNIIVPFFESPRAVYWSGTRPGLTSIDLREQFIDMPPQPVITRDNVTINVDSVVYWQITDPSKAVYEVADLVGALVQLTITGMRSVMGEMDLDHTLSNRDQINGKLRLILDEATDKWGVKVTRVDVKNINPPEDVRITMEKQMTAERNRRALILQAEGDKQAAITRAEGEKQAAVTRSEGNKQSAILDAEGASQARLVNATAEAQAIAQIAAAIGDRGKTAQYLITQRYVDSMRDMARTQNSKVIFMPMETSGVMASVGAFKEIFAASGEVPELPKTPRSPRELEK
- a CDS encoding lytic transglycosylase domain-containing protein, producing the protein MGERIDGAYLNAIDSLRESNQYDAANQWVDRVRDKFAGQPTETNALHARLRMQIYRGLWADAEATAALTQAQAKFAGSMTSLDEIKYLRAFALEKAGKKNDAMAMYASIPDNGRSYFGGLAAEKVAGSTGRVKTIAQVTPTDFPAPYRMEILQYAKKHKIDPRFVLAIMKQESSFRPAVKSPSAARGLMQLVLDTALKYNKKAGYTALQPDDLYQPRINIAIGIEYLADLKGQFGGLYEAIAASYNGGEDNAMRWLNRSKPKDPAIFASEVGFAETKTYVFKVMTNFRIYRDLYDDNLMKR
- a CDS encoding threonine ammonia-lyase, whose amino-acid sequence is MTVQLSDIQDARRLLEGIINKTPIVADSRLSKETGANVFLKAESMQKSGSFKIRGAYNTISRLSNEEKDRGVIAASAGNHAQGVAYAAQLLGVRSTIVLPVHAPLTKVMATKDLGAHVIMHGSTFDEAVAYSKELQQERGFTYVHAFDNPNVVAGQGTIGLEIVETLPEISTIIVPIGGGGLISGIAIAAKTLKPSVRIIGVQSVNVSWVKPSLEAGHAVIPVPKPTIADGIAVKTPGELTLPLIQNYVDEIVEVTDEEVAHGIYHCVSHSHLVVEGAGAAGVAALLANKFSVTPGETICAVLCGGNIDANLLARVLEQVLVRQGRYIMLKVLVMDRPGMLAGLLDTVADSGANVVEVFHRRAMWLAPLGRVGIELLLEVRDHPHGREVQKHLEDAGYHVEPEGQDTWEE